Proteins from a single region of Streptomyces vinaceus:
- a CDS encoding energy-coupling factor ABC transporter ATP-binding protein — protein MDPVTPSAPPPAPASPAPASLEVSGLAYAYPDGHQALFGVDLTVGQGERVALLGPNGAGKTTLVLHLNGILGGGVGTVTVAGLPVEKRNFAEVRRRVGIVFQDPDDQLFMPTVREDVAFGPAAAGMRGAELETRVREALEQVGMAGFADRPPHHLSFGQRRRVAVATVLAMRPEILVLDEPSSNLDPASRRELADILRSLDVTVLMVTHDLPYALELCPRSVILSEGVIAADGRTQDLLCDEELMRAHRLELPFGFDPRSVSVA, from the coding sequence ATGGACCCTGTGACTCCCTCTGCCCCGCCCCCCGCCCCCGCCTCGCCCGCCCCCGCCTCCCTGGAGGTCTCCGGCCTCGCGTACGCCTACCCGGACGGGCACCAGGCCCTCTTCGGCGTGGACCTGACCGTCGGACAGGGCGAGCGGGTGGCCCTGCTCGGCCCGAACGGCGCCGGCAAGACCACGCTGGTGCTGCACCTCAACGGCATCCTCGGCGGCGGGGTCGGCACCGTGACGGTGGCCGGGCTGCCGGTCGAGAAGCGGAACTTCGCCGAGGTCCGGCGCCGGGTCGGCATCGTCTTCCAGGACCCGGACGACCAGCTGTTCATGCCGACCGTGCGCGAGGACGTGGCCTTCGGCCCGGCGGCCGCCGGGATGCGGGGCGCGGAGCTGGAGACGCGGGTCCGCGAGGCGCTGGAGCAGGTCGGCATGGCCGGCTTCGCGGACCGGCCGCCGCACCACCTGTCCTTCGGACAGCGCCGCCGGGTCGCGGTGGCGACCGTACTGGCGATGCGGCCGGAGATCCTGGTCCTGGACGAGCCCTCGTCGAACCTGGACCCGGCGTCACGGCGCGAGCTCGCCGACATCCTGCGCTCGCTCGACGTGACCGTCCTGATGGTGACCCACGACCTGCCCTACGCGCTGGAGCTCTGCCCGCGGTCGGTGATCCTGAGCGAGGGGGTCATCGCGGCGGACGGACGCACGCAGGACCTGCTGTGCGACGAGGAGCTGATGCGGGCGCACCGGCTGGAGCTTCCGTTCGGCTTCGACCCCCGTTCGGTGTCGGTGGCATAA
- a CDS encoding serine hydrolase domain-containing protein, with the protein MDIQGEVAAGFEAVRDAFVRNFEVLGDRGAAVAVYRDGRKVVDLWAGSRDVEGGEDGAPWAAGTAQVVRSATKGVAAVVPLLLHQRGLLDLDAPVGAYWPEFKAGGKERALVRDLLAHRAAVPALDVPLTPGEAVDGVSGARAVAGQRAFWEPGSAHGYHAQTYSWLLSELVLQVTGASLGQWLAQEVTGPRGLEFWIGLPAAETGRVGRVGPVEAPSGMAGGLRTRPRRNVSQAWDDPSSLTRRAFAAITPLPDENAPEFRAAELPASAGIGTARGLAGVYAALLGDTQDGPGLFTERTRRLAGTELSSGPDRVLVVNTRFGPGYMLHSPASPLLSAGSFGHPGRGGSLGFADPESGVAFGYVTNAHAKSVTADPRAQALLRAVRGAL; encoded by the coding sequence GTGGACATCCAGGGTGAGGTGGCGGCCGGCTTCGAGGCCGTCCGGGACGCTTTCGTACGCAACTTCGAGGTGCTCGGGGACCGGGGCGCGGCCGTGGCCGTGTACCGGGACGGCCGCAAGGTCGTGGACCTGTGGGCGGGCTCGCGGGACGTCGAGGGCGGCGAGGACGGTGCGCCCTGGGCCGCCGGTACCGCACAGGTGGTGCGCTCGGCCACCAAGGGCGTCGCGGCCGTCGTACCGCTGCTGCTGCACCAGCGCGGTCTGCTGGACCTGGACGCGCCGGTGGGGGCCTACTGGCCGGAGTTCAAGGCGGGCGGCAAGGAGCGGGCGCTGGTACGGGACCTGCTCGCGCACCGGGCGGCCGTTCCGGCGCTGGACGTCCCGCTGACGCCGGGCGAGGCGGTGGACGGGGTCTCGGGGGCGCGCGCGGTCGCCGGGCAGCGGGCCTTCTGGGAGCCGGGCTCCGCCCACGGGTACCACGCGCAGACGTACAGCTGGCTGCTGTCGGAGCTGGTGTTGCAGGTGACCGGGGCCTCGCTGGGCCAGTGGCTGGCGCAGGAGGTCACGGGGCCGCGGGGGCTGGAGTTCTGGATCGGCCTGCCGGCGGCGGAGACCGGGCGGGTGGGCCGGGTGGGGCCCGTGGAGGCGCCCTCGGGGATGGCGGGCGGGCTCAGGACGCGTCCGCGGAGGAACGTTTCGCAGGCTTGGGACGACCCGTCCTCGCTGACCCGGCGGGCGTTCGCGGCGATCACCCCGCTGCCGGACGAGAACGCCCCGGAGTTCCGCGCGGCCGAACTCCCGGCGTCGGCCGGCATCGGCACGGCGCGGGGCCTGGCGGGCGTGTACGCGGCGCTGCTGGGCGATACCCAGGACGGACCGGGGCTGTTCACCGAGCGGACGCGCCGACTGGCGGGTACGGAGCTGTCGTCCGGCCCCGACCGGGTGCTGGTGGTCAACACGCGCTTCGGGCCGGGGTACATGCTGCACAGTCCGGCGTCGCCGCTGCTGTCGGCGGGGTCCTTCGGCCATCCGGGGCGCGGCGGGTCGCTGGGGTTCGCGGACCCGGAGTCGGGCGTGGCCTTCGGGTACGTGACGAACGCCCACGCCAAGTCGGTCACGGCCGACCCCCGCGCGCAGGCGCTGCTGCGGGCCGTTCGCGGCGCGCTCTGA
- a CDS encoding MMPL family transporter gives MATFLYRLGRGAFRRRGLVALLWVALLFAAGFGAATASAPTSGSFSIPGTEAQKAFDVLDKKFPGMAADGATARIVVKAPAGSKIDDPKNKAEVEKIVSGLKDGPGKAQIASVADPYETHAVSQDGSTAYASVKYTVSGMELKDETRDALKDSGTAAQAAGLTVEIGGDALMTAPETGSGEIIGILIAAIVLVITFGSLVAAGLPLLTAIIGVGIGVSSITALANVLDLGSTTSTLAMMIGLAVGIDYALFIVSRYRVELAAGHQRDEAAGRAAGTAGSAVVFAGLTVVIALVGLAVVNIPMLTKMGFAAAGTVVIAVLVALTLVPAILGFAGKKVLPAGKKSKLFGKGKPADAEPKANGGTRWARFVLRRPIMVLLVGVFGLGAIAIPASKLEMGLPDDGAQPVSTTQRKAYDLLSDGFGPGFNGPLMVVVDGDKKLADATEARIKGLEGVAAVMPPAPNGAGDASVITVIPKDRPSSAQTEDLVHTIRDGSGDDVLVTGATAMNIDFSQKMNDALLPYLALVVGLAFLLLMVVFRSVLVPLKAALGFLLSVVAALGAVVAVFQWGWLGSLFGVEQTGPIMSMMPIFMVGVVFGLAMDYEVFLVTRMREAYVHGERPGQAIVTGFQYSARVVVAAAVIMIAVFSGFIGASEQMIKMIGFGLAIAVLFDAFVVRMAIVPAVLALLGHKAWWLPRWLDRLLPNVDVEGESLRKHLEGSAGSSEGPDKDRELVNA, from the coding sequence GTGGCTACCTTCCTCTACCGACTCGGCAGGGGCGCCTTCCGGCGCCGAGGCCTCGTCGCCCTCCTGTGGGTGGCGCTGCTGTTCGCCGCCGGCTTCGGCGCGGCGACGGCCTCCGCACCCACCTCCGGATCGTTCTCGATACCCGGCACGGAGGCCCAGAAGGCCTTCGACGTGCTGGACAAGAAGTTCCCGGGCATGGCCGCCGACGGCGCCACCGCCCGGATCGTCGTCAAGGCGCCCGCGGGCTCCAAGATCGACGACCCGAAGAACAAGGCCGAGGTCGAGAAGATCGTCTCCGGCCTGAAGGACGGTCCGGGCAAGGCGCAGATCGCCTCCGTCGCCGACCCGTACGAGACCCACGCGGTCAGCCAGGACGGCTCCACCGCGTACGCGAGCGTCAAGTACACCGTCAGCGGCATGGAGCTGAAGGACGAGACGCGCGACGCGCTCAAGGACTCCGGCACCGCCGCCCAGGCCGCCGGGCTGACCGTCGAGATCGGCGGCGACGCCCTGATGACGGCCCCCGAGACGGGCTCCGGCGAGATCATCGGCATCCTGATCGCGGCGATCGTCCTCGTCATCACCTTCGGCTCGCTGGTCGCGGCCGGGCTGCCGCTGCTGACCGCGATCATCGGCGTGGGCATCGGCGTCTCCTCGATCACCGCCCTCGCCAACGTGCTGGACCTCGGCTCCACCACTTCCACGCTCGCGATGATGATCGGGCTCGCGGTCGGCATCGACTACGCCCTCTTCATCGTCTCCCGCTACCGCGTGGAGCTCGCCGCGGGCCATCAGCGGGACGAGGCCGCGGGCCGCGCTGCCGGAACCGCCGGTTCCGCGGTCGTCTTCGCCGGTCTCACCGTGGTCATCGCCCTCGTGGGCCTGGCCGTCGTCAACATCCCGATGCTGACGAAGATGGGCTTCGCGGCCGCGGGCACCGTGGTCATCGCCGTGCTCGTCGCCCTCACGCTGGTCCCGGCCATCCTGGGCTTCGCGGGCAAGAAGGTCCTGCCGGCGGGCAAGAAGAGCAAGCTGTTCGGCAAGGGCAAGCCGGCCGACGCCGAGCCCAAGGCCAACGGCGGCACCCGCTGGGCCCGCTTCGTCCTGCGCCGCCCGATCATGGTCCTGCTCGTCGGCGTGTTCGGCCTCGGCGCCATCGCGATCCCCGCGAGCAAGCTGGAGATGGGCCTGCCCGACGACGGCGCCCAGCCGGTCTCCACCACCCAGCGCAAGGCGTACGACCTGCTGTCCGACGGCTTCGGCCCGGGCTTCAACGGCCCGCTGATGGTGGTCGTCGACGGCGACAAGAAGCTGGCCGACGCGACCGAGGCCCGGATCAAGGGCCTGGAGGGCGTGGCCGCGGTCATGCCGCCGGCCCCGAACGGGGCCGGGGACGCATCGGTGATCACGGTCATCCCGAAGGACCGCCCGTCCTCGGCGCAGACCGAGGACCTGGTCCACACGATCCGCGACGGCAGCGGCGACGACGTCCTCGTCACCGGCGCGACCGCGATGAACATCGACTTCTCGCAGAAGATGAACGACGCGCTGCTGCCCTACCTGGCGCTCGTGGTCGGCCTCGCCTTCCTGCTGCTGATGGTGGTCTTCCGCTCAGTCCTGGTCCCGCTCAAGGCGGCGCTCGGCTTCCTGCTCTCGGTGGTCGCCGCCCTCGGCGCGGTCGTCGCGGTCTTCCAGTGGGGCTGGCTCGGCTCGCTCTTCGGGGTGGAGCAGACCGGTCCGATCATGTCGATGATGCCGATCTTCATGGTGGGCGTGGTCTTCGGCCTGGCCATGGACTACGAGGTCTTCCTCGTCACCCGCATGCGGGAGGCGTACGTCCACGGCGAGCGCCCGGGCCAGGCCATCGTGACCGGCTTCCAGTACAGCGCGCGGGTGGTCGTGGCGGCCGCCGTCATCATGATCGCGGTGTTCTCGGGCTTCATCGGGGCCAGCGAGCAGATGATCAAGATGATCGGCTTCGGTCTCGCCATCGCCGTCCTCTTCGACGCCTTCGTCGTCCGCATGGCGATCGTCCCGGCGGTGCTCGCGCTGCTCGGCCACAAGGCCTGGTGGCTGCCGCGCTGGCTCGACCGGCTGCTGCCCAACGTGGACGTGGAGGGCGAGAGCCTGCGCAAGCACCTCGAAGGCTCCGCCGGTTCCTCGGAGGGTCCGGACAAGGACCGCGAGCTGGTCAACGCCTGA
- the cbiQ gene encoding cobalt ECF transporter T component CbiQ, whose protein sequence is MGAGHAHKLYRHGHSPIHDLPPHCKLAAAFAFVVVVVSTPREAVWAFGLYAALIAAVAVAARIPAGFLLRRLLIEVPFVAFAVLMPFVAQGERVEVLGMSLSVSGLWGAWNVLAKGTLGVAASVLLASTTELRALLLGLQRLKLPPLLVQIASFMIRYGDVITDELRRMSIARRSRGFEASGIRHWGVLAKTAGALFIRSYERGERVHLAMVSRGYAGSMPVIDEVVATRAQWAYAAVLPAAALAVCLMGWTL, encoded by the coding sequence ATGGGTGCGGGCCACGCCCACAAGCTCTACCGGCACGGGCACTCACCGATCCACGACCTGCCGCCCCACTGCAAGCTGGCCGCCGCCTTCGCCTTCGTCGTGGTCGTCGTCTCCACACCGCGCGAGGCGGTGTGGGCCTTCGGGCTGTACGCCGCCCTCATCGCCGCGGTCGCCGTGGCGGCGAGGATTCCGGCCGGTTTCCTGCTGCGGCGGCTGCTGATCGAGGTCCCGTTCGTGGCCTTCGCCGTGCTCATGCCCTTCGTGGCGCAGGGCGAGCGGGTCGAGGTGCTCGGCATGTCGCTCAGCGTCTCGGGTCTGTGGGGAGCCTGGAACGTCCTGGCCAAGGGCACGCTCGGGGTCGCCGCCTCCGTCCTGCTCGCCTCGACCACCGAGCTGCGGGCGCTGCTGCTCGGACTCCAGCGGCTCAAGCTGCCGCCGCTGCTGGTGCAGATCGCCTCCTTCATGATCCGGTACGGCGACGTGATCACCGACGAGCTGCGGCGGATGTCGATCGCCCGGCGCTCGCGCGGCTTCGAGGCCAGCGGGATCCGGCACTGGGGGGTGCTGGCCAAGACCGCCGGAGCGCTGTTCATCCGCTCCTACGAGCGCGGTGAGCGGGTCCACCTCGCGATGGTGAGCCGCGGCTACGCGGGCTCGATGCCGGTGATCGACGAAGTCGTGGCCACGCGCGCCCAGTGGGCGTACGCGGCCGTACTCCCGGCGGCGGCGCTCGCCGTCTGTCTGATGGGATGGACCCTGTGA
- a CDS encoding energy-coupling factor ABC transporter permease — MHVPDGFIDAPVSIAAGVAAAGVVAVSLRGARRELDERAAPLAGLVAAFIFAVQMLNFPVAAGTSGHLLGGALAAILVGPYTGVLCVSVVLLMQGVLFADGGLTALGVNVMNMAVVTVVVAYAVFRGLLKLLPDTRRSVTVAAFAGALLSVPGAAVMFTLLYALGGTTDVPLGKVFTAMVGVHVLIGIGEAVITAATVGAVLAVRPDLVHGARGLAAPLKLRVGGELVDAPAAAPAAVPAPARSTKSVWITGLVTALVLAGFVSFYASTSPDGLEKVAADKGIDQKVKEHASADSPLADYSVKDVGDARLSGGLAGVIGVGATVAVGTGIFWTVRRRRAEDLTATSTGSTASSAV; from the coding sequence ATGCATGTGCCCGACGGCTTCATCGACGCCCCCGTCTCCATCGCCGCAGGTGTCGCCGCCGCGGGCGTGGTGGCAGTGAGCCTGCGCGGCGCCCGCCGCGAGCTCGACGAGCGCGCGGCGCCACTGGCCGGGCTCGTCGCCGCGTTCATCTTCGCCGTCCAGATGCTCAACTTCCCCGTGGCCGCCGGCACCAGCGGACACCTGCTCGGCGGAGCGCTCGCCGCGATCCTCGTCGGCCCCTATACGGGTGTGCTGTGCGTGTCCGTCGTCCTGCTCATGCAGGGCGTCCTGTTCGCCGACGGCGGGCTGACCGCCCTCGGGGTCAACGTCATGAACATGGCCGTCGTGACCGTGGTCGTCGCGTACGCCGTCTTCCGCGGGCTGCTGAAGCTCCTGCCCGACACCCGCCGCTCCGTCACCGTCGCCGCCTTCGCCGGAGCCCTGCTCTCGGTGCCCGGCGCGGCCGTCATGTTCACCCTGCTGTACGCCCTCGGCGGCACCACCGACGTCCCGCTCGGCAAGGTGTTCACCGCCATGGTCGGCGTGCACGTGCTGATCGGCATCGGCGAGGCCGTGATCACTGCGGCGACCGTGGGCGCCGTACTGGCCGTACGCCCGGACCTGGTGCACGGGGCGCGCGGGCTGGCCGCCCCGCTGAAGCTGCGCGTGGGGGGCGAACTGGTCGACGCCCCGGCGGCCGCCCCGGCCGCCGTCCCCGCCCCCGCGCGCTCCACGAAGTCCGTGTGGATCACCGGTCTGGTCACCGCCCTCGTCCTGGCCGGTTTCGTCTCCTTCTACGCCTCCACCAGCCCCGACGGCCTGGAGAAGGTCGCCGCCGACAAGGGCATCGACCAGAAGGTGAAGGAGCACGCCAGCGCCGACTCCCCGCTCGCCGACTACAGCGTCAAGGACGTCGGCGACGCCCGTCTCTCCGGCGGCCTCGCCGGTGTCATCGGCGTCGGCGCGACCGTCGCCGTCGGCACCGGGATCTTCTGGACCGTACGCCGGCGCCGCGCCGAGGACCTGACGGCCACCTCGACCGGTTCCACCGCGTCCTCGGCGGTCTGA
- a CDS encoding SsgA family sporulation/cell division regulator produces MSATAENPPAAAAATAVATAVAAAVEDRVTARVISDDPLFRKIPVALRFAPAEPLAVRIVFPAGLSPEGTENEWVFPRALLEAGLQAPTGTGDVRIWPCGRVQAVVEFHSPEGVAVIQFDIAALRRFLRRTNAAVTRQA; encoded by the coding sequence GTGTCAGCCACCGCCGAGAATCCCCCCGCGGCCGCAGCCGCCACCGCCGTCGCCACAGCCGTCGCCGCCGCCGTCGAGGACCGCGTGACCGCCCGCGTGATCAGCGACGACCCGCTCTTCCGGAAGATCCCGGTCGCCCTGCGCTTCGCCCCCGCGGAGCCGCTGGCCGTACGGATCGTCTTCCCCGCCGGGCTCTCCCCCGAGGGCACCGAGAACGAGTGGGTCTTCCCCCGCGCCCTCCTCGAAGCGGGCCTCCAGGCGCCGACCGGCACCGGCGACGTACGCATCTGGCCCTGCGGCCGCGTCCAGGCGGTCGTCGAGTTCCACTCCCCCGAGGGCGTCGCGGTGATCCAGTTCGACATCGCCGCGCTGCGCCGCTTCCTGCGCCGTACGAACGCCGCCGTCACCCGGCAGGCGTAA
- a CDS encoding dolichyl-phosphate-mannose--protein mannosyltransferase yields MTSTATPPPSPAGAPPAPPAGRADQPSAWLRRLRSFGYAPPGDAWRPGPGRAPAPSPDVRTRLVPPYARPSAQLWTALGVPPSAAGAWERVLAWAGPLLVALVAGVLRFVHLGSPKAVIFDETYYAKDAWATIRQGYEASWPKDIDKSILANPDGIALPLDPGYVVHPPVGKWVIGLGEWMFGFTPFGWRFMTAVLGTLSVLMLCRIGRRLFRSTFLGCLAGALLAVDGLHLVMSRTALLDLVLMFFVLAAFGALLIDRDRARARLADALPVDEQGRTRPDVTVAETLRLGWRPYRILAGVCLGLAFGTKWNGLIVLAFFGVLTVLWDAAARRTAGAGAPYAAMLRRDALPGFLSTVPVAIAVYLASWTGWILSPDNGKGGYFRDWAAKNDQHSSLSFLPEWLRSLWHYETEVYAFHVGLTSGHTYESNPWSWLVLGRPVSYFYESPDPGTDGCPATEAGKCAREVLALGTPLLWWAGCFALLYVLWRWFFRRDWRAGAIACALGAGLLPWFNYQERTIFFFYAVVFVPYLCLAVAMMIGALLGPSGSTERRRALGAIAAGVLVLLIIWNFIYFWPIYTGQTLPMDSWRGRMWLDTWV; encoded by the coding sequence GTGACCAGTACCGCGACGCCGCCGCCCAGCCCCGCGGGGGCCCCGCCCGCCCCTCCGGCGGGACGCGCAGACCAGCCGTCCGCCTGGCTGCGCCGCCTGCGCAGCTTCGGCTACGCGCCGCCCGGCGACGCCTGGCGTCCGGGCCCCGGGCGGGCGCCCGCCCCGAGTCCGGACGTCCGCACCCGCCTGGTGCCCCCGTACGCCCGGCCCTCCGCGCAGCTGTGGACGGCGCTCGGGGTCCCGCCCTCCGCGGCGGGCGCCTGGGAGCGCGTGCTGGCGTGGGCAGGGCCGCTGCTGGTGGCCCTGGTGGCCGGGGTGCTGCGCTTCGTGCACCTGGGCAGCCCGAAGGCGGTGATATTCGACGAGACGTACTACGCCAAGGACGCCTGGGCGACCATCCGGCAGGGCTACGAGGCGAGTTGGCCGAAGGACATCGACAAGTCGATCCTCGCCAACCCCGACGGGATCGCGCTCCCGCTGGACCCCGGCTACGTCGTGCACCCGCCGGTCGGCAAGTGGGTCATCGGGCTCGGCGAGTGGATGTTCGGCTTCACGCCGTTCGGCTGGCGGTTCATGACGGCCGTGCTCGGCACCCTGTCGGTGCTGATGCTGTGCCGGATCGGCCGCCGCCTGTTCCGCTCCACGTTCCTGGGCTGCCTGGCGGGCGCGCTGCTCGCGGTGGACGGCCTGCACCTGGTCATGAGCCGCACGGCCCTGCTCGACCTGGTCCTGATGTTCTTCGTGCTGGCCGCCTTCGGGGCGCTGCTGATCGACCGGGACAGGGCCCGGGCCAGACTCGCGGACGCCCTCCCGGTGGACGAGCAGGGGCGCACCCGCCCGGACGTCACCGTCGCCGAGACCCTGCGCCTGGGCTGGCGCCCGTACCGGATCCTGGCGGGCGTCTGCCTGGGTCTGGCGTTCGGCACGAAGTGGAACGGCCTGATCGTGCTGGCGTTCTTCGGGGTGCTGACCGTGCTGTGGGACGCGGCCGCGCGCCGCACCGCGGGGGCGGGCGCCCCGTACGCGGCGATGCTGCGCCGCGACGCGCTGCCCGGCTTCCTGTCGACGGTGCCGGTGGCGATCGCGGTGTACCTGGCCTCCTGGACCGGCTGGATCCTCTCCCCGGACAACGGCAAGGGCGGCTATTTCCGCGACTGGGCCGCCAAGAACGACCAGCACAGCTCGCTGTCGTTCCTGCCGGAGTGGCTGCGCAGCCTGTGGCACTACGAGACCGAGGTCTACGCGTTCCACGTCGGGCTGACCTCGGGACACACGTACGAGTCGAACCCGTGGAGCTGGCTGGTCCTGGGCCGGCCCGTCTCCTATTTCTACGAGTCCCCCGACCCGGGGACGGACGGCTGCCCGGCGACGGAGGCGGGCAAGTGCGCCCGCGAGGTGCTGGCCCTGGGCACCCCGCTGCTGTGGTGGGCGGGCTGCTTCGCGCTGCTGTACGTGCTGTGGCGGTGGTTCTTCCGCCGCGACTGGCGGGCCGGCGCGATCGCGTGCGCGCTGGGAGCGGGCCTGCTGCCCTGGTTCAACTACCAGGAGCGGACCATCTTCTTCTTCTACGCGGTGGTCTTCGTCCCGTACCTGTGTCTGGCGGTGGCGATGATGATCGGCGCCCTGCTGGGCCCGTCGGGCTCGACGGAGCGAAGGCGCGCGCTGGGGGCGATCGCGGCGGGCGTCCTGGTCCTCCTCATCATCTGGAACTTCATCTACTTCTGGCCGATCTACACGGGCCAGACGCTCCCGATGGACTCCTGGCGCGGCCGCATGTGGCTGGACACCTGGGTCTAG
- a CDS encoding penicillin-binding transpeptidase domain-containing protein — protein sequence MNGAAKGAIVGGVFLAMVGGAGYGVYALVGDGGHDGGNGAADTAVKAEKGSGPVTDKEAAQTAKAFLAAWAAGDAQGAAELTNNVQAAQSAVAGYRATAYVSKAVITPGTQTGTTIPFAVAAEVTYQGATKPLAYESKLTVVRGLTSGKPLVDWQPSVIHPQLQKDEKLRAGAPAAPPVKAVDRNGEELSAEKYPSLRPVLDQLRQTYGGKAGGKPGAELWIEPAAQDAPKRTLLTLVEGEPSTLKTYLDAKVQAAAEKAVAKYPESSVVAVQTGNGHVLAVANNRKDGFNAAMEGRRAPGSTMKVVTAAMLIDRGKAAADKSAECTKEASWGGRTFHNLNNFELPGANFATSFAKSCNTAFIKQIDDVDDDSALAKEAREVFGLGLDNWKTGIRSADGQVPDAKGAEAAAEYIGQGRITMNPLNVASFTATARSGAFHQPLLVPPELDGRPIAQAARQMKPSVQQQLVRMMKLTATSGTAAQAMSSVGGDKGAKTGSAEVDGAGSPDSWFTGYSGDVAAAAMVEAGGHGGDAAGPLVAAVLNAS from the coding sequence GTGAACGGGGCGGCGAAAGGGGCCATCGTCGGCGGGGTGTTCCTCGCGATGGTGGGCGGGGCCGGGTACGGGGTGTACGCGCTGGTCGGGGACGGCGGCCACGACGGCGGGAACGGCGCCGCAGACACCGCCGTGAAGGCGGAGAAGGGCAGCGGGCCCGTCACCGACAAGGAGGCGGCGCAGACGGCGAAGGCCTTCCTCGCCGCCTGGGCGGCCGGGGACGCGCAGGGCGCGGCGGAGCTGACGAACAACGTGCAGGCCGCGCAGAGCGCCGTGGCCGGCTACCGGGCCACGGCCTACGTGTCGAAGGCCGTGATCACTCCGGGGACGCAGACGGGCACGACCATCCCGTTCGCCGTCGCCGCGGAGGTCACGTACCAGGGCGCGACCAAGCCCCTCGCGTACGAGTCCAAGCTGACCGTCGTACGCGGTCTGACCAGCGGGAAGCCGCTCGTCGACTGGCAGCCTTCGGTCATCCACCCGCAGCTGCAGAAGGACGAGAAGCTGCGCGCGGGCGCGCCCGCGGCCCCGCCGGTCAAGGCCGTGGACCGCAATGGCGAGGAGCTCAGCGCCGAGAAGTACCCCTCGCTGCGGCCGGTCCTCGACCAGCTGCGCCAGACGTACGGCGGCAAGGCGGGCGGCAAGCCCGGGGCCGAGCTGTGGATCGAGCCGGCCGCCCAGGACGCGCCGAAGCGGACGCTGCTGACGCTGGTGGAGGGGGAGCCGAGCACGCTGAAGACCTACCTGGACGCCAAGGTGCAGGCGGCGGCCGAGAAGGCCGTGGCCAAGTACCCGGAGTCCTCGGTGGTCGCCGTCCAGACGGGCAACGGGCACGTCCTCGCGGTCGCCAACAACCGCAAGGACGGCTTCAACGCGGCGATGGAGGGGCGGCGGGCGCCCGGGTCGACGATGAAGGTCGTGACGGCGGCGATGCTGATCGACCGCGGCAAGGCGGCGGCCGACAAGTCGGCGGAGTGCACCAAGGAGGCCTCCTGGGGCGGGCGCACCTTCCACAACCTGAACAACTTCGAACTGCCGGGCGCGAACTTCGCGACCAGTTTCGCCAAGTCCTGCAACACCGCCTTCATCAAGCAGATCGACGACGTCGACGACGACTCGGCGCTGGCGAAGGAGGCCAGGGAGGTCTTCGGCCTCGGGCTGGACAACTGGAAGACGGGCATCCGCTCGGCCGACGGCCAAGTGCCGGATGCGAAGGGCGCGGAGGCGGCGGCCGAGTACATCGGGCAGGGCCGGATCACCATGAACCCGCTGAACGTGGCCTCGTTCACGGCCACCGCGCGCAGCGGGGCCTTCCACCAGCCGCTCCTCGTCCCGCCGGAGCTCGACGGGCGGCCGATCGCGCAGGCGGCGCGGCAGATGAAGCCCTCGGTCCAGCAGCAGCTGGTCCGGATGATGAAGCTGACCGCCACCAGCGGCACGGCGGCCCAGGCGATGAGCTCGGTGGGCGGCGACAAGGGGGCGAAGACCGGCTCGGCGGAGGTCGACGGCGCCGGCAGCCCGGACAGCTGGTTCACGGGCTACAGCGGCGACGTGGCCGCGGCGGCGATGGTCGAGGCCGGCGGCCACGGCGGAGACGCCGCGGGCCCGCTGGTGGCCGCGGTCCTGAACGCCTCGTAG